The Pseudomonas sp. R4-35-07 nucleotide sequence TACCCGCATAGCCGATCGCATTCAACGCATCGCCCACGCTGACGCCGTCCGTATCGACCTTGGCCAAGGTCTCGGCCAGGGTGAATTTCTCGGCGAACACGCCGGAGCCCATCATGCAGGGTGGAAAGCGCGAGCCTTCTTCGTTGGTCCACACCACCACCTCCAGCGGCGCCTCGGTTTCAAGCTTGAGGTCGTTGAGGGTACGCAAGACTTCCACCCCGGCCAGCACGCCGAAGCAACCGTCGAACTTGCCGCCCGTGGGCTGGGTGTCGATGTGGCTGCCGGTCATCACTGGCGGCAGGTCGGGATTGCGCCCAGGGCGCCGGGCGAAAATATTGCCGATGCCGTCGACGGTCACCGTGCAACCGGCCTGCTCGCACCACTGCACGAACAGGTCGCGCGCCTTGCGGTCGAGGTCGGTGAGGGCCAGCCGGCACACCCCGCCTTTTGGGGTGGCGCCGAGCTTGGCCAGGTCCATCAGCGACTGCCACAAGCGGTCGCGATTGATGTGCTGATGGGTCGATTGCAAAACGTCGAGGGCAGCGTTCATGGGGATCTCCTCAGGCTACATTTCTTATGATTGGACCGCATTCCAATGTGGGAGGGGGCTTGCCCCCTCCCACATTGACTGTGTTCACAAGGATGATTTGGCTGCGACTGGGGTGATCGCGCGCCTGGCATTGAGCGCGTAATACAACAGCCCGCCCAATGCCGAACCGGTAAACCAGCCGTAGCTGTAGAACCAACTGAATGCATCGCTGCCCAGGGACAGCAAGGTCAGCACCACCGGCACGCCAAACGCGACGAAGCCGCTCCAGTTCCACGCCGGGTACACGTCGTCGCGGTACAAACCGGCCAGGTCCAGCTGCTGTCTGCGGGTGATGAAGTAGTCCACCACCATGATCCCGGCGATCGGCCCCAACAGGCTGGAGTAGCCGAGCAGCCAGTTGGAATACACCGTCTCCAGGCTGACATCGGACACGATCAGGCCGAGTTTTTTCAGCAGCTCATGGGCCATCAACGCCAGCCCCACCAACCCGGTGAGAATCACCGCCGTGGTGCGGTTGATCAGCTTGGGCGCGATGTTCTGGAAGTCGTTGGTCGGCGAGACAATGTTCGCCGCCGTGTTGGTGGACAAGGTGGCGATGATGATCAGCGCCATGGCGATAGCCACCCACACCGGGCTCTGGATATGGCCGATCAGGGTAACCGGGTCGGACACGCTGACCCCCACCAGTTTCACCGAGGCCGCAGTCATGATCACGCCAAGCGCAGCGAACAGGAACATAGTCAGCGGCAGGCCGAAAATCTGCCCGAGAATCTGGTCCTTCTGGCTTTTGGCGTAGCGGCTGAAGTCAGGAATATTCAACGACAACGTGGCCCAGAATCCCACCATCGCCGTGAGGCCAGCCATGAAGTAGCCGGTGAGACTCGCCCCTTCGGGACGCTTGGGTGGAATCGCCATCAGCTCACTGATCGACACATTCGGCATCGCCCACACCAGCAAGCCAATGCCCACAGCGACCAGCAACGGCGCCGAGAGGGTTTCCAGGCGCTTGATCGACTCGGCGCCGCGCAGCACCACCCACAAATTCAGGCACCAGAAAATCATGAAACCGATCACTTCCCCGGTGCCGCCAAGAGATTTCCAGCCCTCGAAAATCGAGCCCAGGAACAAGTGAATCGCCAGGCCGCCAAACATCGTCTGGATGCCAAACCAGCCGCACGCCACCAGCGCACGAATCAGACACGGCACGTTGGAGCCGAGAATGCCGAAGGACGAGCGCAACAGCACCGGGAACGGAATGCCGTACTTGGTGCCGGGGAACGCGTTGAGGGTCAGTGGGATCAGCACCACGATGTTAGCCAGCAAGATCGCCATCAGCGCCTCGCCCACCGACAACCCGAAGTACGCGGTGAGCACACCGCCCAAGGTATAGGTCGGCACACAAATCGACATGCCGACCCACAACGCGGTGATGTGCCATTTGTTCCAGGTGCGTTCGTGCACCTTGGTCGGTGCCATGTCGTGGTTGTAGCGAGGGCTGTCGAGGACGTCGGGGCCGGCGTCGAGTTCGTACAGGCCGTTACGTTCGATGACTTGCGATCTGTTCTGTTGCATGGCCGCTCCACGGTTTTTTTAAAATTATTCTTGCTCACCTGCACGGTTAAGGCAGGTGGCCGGAGTACCTCGTCGACAACATGACATCTCGGGCCCGGCCAGCCGCCACTGCACTCAATAACCGTGCCGACCATCGCTTCCCGTCCCACACTGCATCTATAACTGGCTGATGTTTATCAGCTTTATCCGGTTGACCGATTGCATCTTCGGAACTTGCCCTGGAACTCAGGGTGAATAGCAAGGAAGTTGTCCGAACCTTCAGGACTCAATCTGGTGCAACACAATTATTTTTATTTATCAGCCCCGTCAAGCGCCATCGTTCAACCGGCTGATTTGCAATAAGAAATGTTGTTCAAATCGACAACCTGTCAAGTGCGTCAAAATGGTGTGAGGCTGCTTCATTTTGGTGAATTTTGATTTTTAACCTTTTAAATCAAATAGTTATATTGGTTATAAGCTTAATAAAAATATTCTTGCTCAATCGAAAAACTCGGGCTAGTTTCTATTCCTGTCACCGATGACAGGAATCAACCAGTTATCGGCGAGCCGTATTACAACACTTAGAACTGGCACAAGCCGGTCAAGCCTGTGAGGAACTCGACATGTCGCTGTTGATCCGTGGCGCTACCGTTATTACCCATGATGAAAGTTACCGCGCCGATGTGTTATGCGCAGGCGGTCTGATTCGTGCTATCGGCACGGACCTGGATATTCCCGCCGGCACTGAAACACTCGACGGCAGCGGCCAGTACTTGATGCCAGGTGGCATCGATCCCCATACCCATATGCAACTTCCGTTCATGGGCACCGTGGCCAGTGAAGATTTTTTCAGTGGCACGGCGGCGGGGTTGGCCGGTGGCACCACGTCGATCATCGACTTCGTGATCCCCAACCCGCAGCAGTCGTTGATGGAGGCGTTCCACCAGTGGCGCGGCTGGGCCGAGAAATCGGCGTCCGACTACGGCTTTCATGTGGCGATCACCTGGTGGAGCGAACAGGTCCGCGAGGAAATGGCCGAGCTGGTCAGCCATCACGGCATCAACAGCTTCAAGCATTTCATGGCCTACAAGAACGCGATCATGGCGGCCGACGATACCCTGGTGGCCAGTTTCGAACGCTGCCTCGAACTGGGCGCGGTGCCCACGGTGCATGCGGAAAACGGAGAGCTGGTCTATCACCTGCAACGCAAGCTGATGGCCCAGGGCATCACCGGGCCGGAAGCGCATCCGCTGTCGCGCCCTTCTCAGGTGGAAGGCGAAGCGGCCAGCCGTGCGATCCGCATCGCCGAGACCATTGGCACGCCGTTGTACCTGGTGCACGTTTCCACCCAGGAGGCGCTGGACGAAATCACCTATGCCCGGGGCAAGGGCCAGGCGGTCTACGGGGAAGTGCTCGCCGGCCACTTGCTGCTGGACGACAGCGTCTATCAACACCCTGACTGGCAGACCGCCGCCGGCTACGTGATGAGCCCACCGTTCCGCCCGCGCGGCCACCAGGAGGCGCTGTGGCACGGTCTGCAATCGGGCAACCTGCACACCACCGCCACCGACCACTGCTGCTTCTGCGCCGAGCAAAAGGCCGCCGGGCGTGACGACTTCAGCAAGATCCCCAACGGCACCGCCGGTATCGAAGACCGCATGGCGCTGCTGTGGCATGAGGGTGTCAACACCGGGCGTCTGTCGATGCAGGCCTTCGTCGCGCTGACCTCCACCAACACCGCGAAGATCTTCAACCTCTACCCGCGCAAAGGCGCGATCCGCGTCGGCGCCGATGCCGACCTGGTGCTGTGGGACCCGGAGGGCACGCGCACCATTTCCGCCAAAACCCATCATCAGCAAGTCGATTTCAACATCTTCGAAGGCAAGACCGTACGCGGCGTGCCGAGCCACACCATCAGCCAGGGCAAGCTGGTCTGGGCCGATGGCGACCTGCGCGCCGAGCGTGGGGCCGGGCGGTATGTGCAGCGGCCAGCGTATCCGCCGGTGTTCGAACAGTTGCGCAAGCGGGCGGAGCATTCCAGGCCCACTGCGGTGAAACGCTGAACATACAGCGCACATGATCATTCCCACGCTCTGCGTGGGAATGCAGCCAGGGACGCTCCGCGTTCCAAGAGCGGACGCAGAGCGTCCAGTAAGGCATTCCCACGCAGAGCATGGGAACGATCGCCCATCAGAGGCAGCACCTCAATAACCGTGAGGCCACCACCGTGATCCAGACCCTGACCCACCTTCCCCATCCCCATGACGACGGGCCCACCCTCGCCAGCCATTTCACCGACCTGGCGCCGCCCCTCAACGCCCGCCAGGCCCAGCTTGAAGCCTCGCGCTGCCTGTATTGCTACGACGCCCCGTGCGTGAACGCGTGCCCCAGCGAAATCGACATCCCCTCGTTCATCCGCAATATCCACACCGACAACGTCCAGGGCGCAGCGCAGAAAATCCTCTCGGCCAACATCCTCGGCGGCAGTTGCGCTCGAGTCTGTCCCACGGAAATCCTGTGCCAGCAAGCATGCGTGCGTAACAACGCCGAAGAATGCGCCCCGGTGCTGATCGGCCTGTTGCAACGCTATGCCATCGACAACGCGCATTTCAGCCAGCACCCGTTCCAACGTGCCGCGACCACCGGCAAACGCATCGCGGTGGTCGGCGCCGGGCCGGCGGGCCTGGCGTGCGCCCACCGTGCGGCCCTGCACGGTCATGACGTGGTGGTCTTCGAAGCCCGGGAAAAAGCCGGCGGCTTGAATGAATACGGAATCGCCAAGTACAAACTGGTGGACGACTTCGCCCAGAAGGAACTGGATTTCCTCCTGCAGATCGGCGGCATCGAGATCCGTCACGGCCAGCGCCTGGGCGACAACCTCACCCTGAGCGAGTTGCACGCGCAATTTGACGCGGTGTTTCTCGGCCTCGGCCTGGCGGCCAGCAAACGCCTCGGCCTGCCCGACGAAGACGCCCCCGGCCTGCTCGCCGCCACCGACTACATCCGCGAACTGCGCCAGGCCGATGACCTCACCCAGCTACCGCTGGCCGACCGCTGCATCGTGCTCGGCGCCGGCAACACCGCCATCGACATGGCCGTGCAAATGGCGCGGCTCGGTGCCCGCGACGTGAACCTGGTGTACCGCCGTGGCCTGGATGACATGGGCGCGACCCACCATGAGCAGGACATCGCCAAGGCCAACCAGGTTCGCCTGCTGACCTGGGCCCAGCCGGAGCAGGTGCTGCTCGACGACCAAGGGCACGTGCGCGGCATGCGCTTCGCTCGCACGCGCATGGAGAACGGTCGCCTGCACCCCACCGGGGAAACCTTCGAATTGGCCGCAGACGCCATCTTCAAGGCCATCGGCCAAGGCTTTGCCAGCGACGCGCTGCACGACCCGCTGGCCCAGCAGCTGCACCGCGTGGGCGAACGCATCTTCGTCGACGAACAACTGCGCACCAGCATTCCCGGGGTGTATGCCGGCGGCGACTGCGTCAGCCTCGGCCAGGACCTCACCGTACAGGCGGTGCAACACGGCAAGCTGGCCGCCGAGGCCATGCACGCTCAACTCATGCTCAACGTGGAGGCCGCGTAATGGCTGATCTGTCGATTGTGTTCGCCGGCATCAAAGCGCCCAACCCGTTCTGGCTGGCCTCCGCACCGCCCACCGACAAGGCCTACAACGTGGTGCGCGCGTTCGAGGCCGGCTGGGGCGGCGTGGTGTGGAAAACCCTGGGTGAAGACCCGGCGGCGGTCAACGTGTCGTCGCGCTACTCGGCGCACTACGGGGCGAATCGCGAAGTGCTGGGCATCAATAATATCGAGCTGATCACCGACCGCTCCCTGGAGATCAATCTGCGCGAAATCACCCAAGTGAAAAAGGACTGGCCGGACCGCGCGTTGATCGTGTCGCTGATGGTGCCCTGTGTTGAAGAATCCTGGAAAAATATCCTGCCGCAGGTGGAAGCCACCGGTTGCGACGGTATCGAGCTGAATTTCGGCTGCCCCCACGGCATGCCCGAACGCGGCATGGGCGCGGCGGTCGGCCAGGTGCCGGAGTACGTGGAACAGGTGACGCGCTGGTGCAAGACCTATTGCTCGCTGCCGGTGATCGTCAAGCTCACGCCCAACATCACCGACATCCGCGTCGCCGCGCGGGCGGCCTATCGCGGCGGCGCGGATGCGGTGTCGTTGATCAACACCATCAACTCCATCACCAGCGTCGACCTGGAACGCATGGTCGCCCTGCCCATGGTCGGCAGCCAAAGCACCCACGGCGGCTACTGCGGCTCGGCGGTGAAGCCGATTGCCCTGAATATGGTTGCCGAAATCGCCCGCGACCCACAGACCCAGGGCTTGCCGATCTGCGGTATCGGCGGCATCGGCAACTGGCGTGACGCCGCTGAATTCGTCGCCCTGGGCTGCGGCGCGGTGCAGGTGTGCACGGCGGCGATGCTGCATGGCTTCCGCATCGTCGAGGAGATGAAGGATGGGCTCTCGCGCTGGATGGACACTCAGGGCTACCAGAGCTTGCAGGAATTTTCCGGGCGCGCGGTGGGCAACACCACGGACTGGAAGTACCTGGACATCAATTACCAGGTAATCGCCAAGATCGACCAGGCGGCGTGCATCGGCTGTGGGCGTTGCCATATCGCGTGCGAGGATACCTCGCACCAGGCCATCGCCAGCTTGAAGCAAGCGGATGGCACGCATAAATACGAGGTGATCGATGACGAGTGCGTGGGCTGCAATTTGTGCCAGATCACCTGTCCGGTGGCCGATTGTATCGAGATGGTGCCGATTGATACGGGCAAGCCGTTTTTGAATTGGACACAGGACCCGCGCAATCCTTATCGGGAGGCTGTGTAGTCCTGTAGGCCGCTATCGGGGGCAAGCCCCCTCCCACACTGGAATGCATTCCAAATGTGGGAGGGGGCTTGCCCCCGATAGGGCCAGCAGGCTCACCACACCGCTCAAGGCTCCAACCCAATCCCGCGCAATATCACCCCGGTCACCGTCTGTATCGCCCGCTCAAACTGCATATCCGACAACGGTTGATGATCATTCAAAATGTTCACCTGATGATCGAAGTCGGCGTAGTGCTGGGTCGATGCCCAGATCATGTACAGCAGGCTCGACGGCTCCACCGGCAGGATGCGTTTGTCTTCCACCCAATGGCGAATTTTCGCTTCCTTCATCTTGGCCCAGTCGTACAGGCTTTCGTCCAGCGCCTCACCCAGGGTGGGCGCACCGTGGATGATTTCATTGGCCCAGACTTTCGAACCATACGGCCGCGTGCGCGAGCGCTGCATCTTGGCGCGGATGTAGCTGCTGAGCACCACCCGTGGGTCATCGAAGGTCTCGAAACTCAGGGCGTCCTGTTTCCACAGGTCCAGCAGGTCGAACAGCACCGCGCTGTACAGCTCGCTCTTGGTGGTGAAGTAGTAATGCAGGTTCGAGCGCGGCAGTTGTGCCTCTTTGGCGATGTCGGCCATGGCGGTGCTGCCATAGCCTTTTTCAGCGAAGACTTTCTCTGCGGCCAGCAGGATTTTCTCGACGTTGATCCGCCGAATTCCGATCTTGTGATTGCCCATAAGGGCTCCCTGACAACAACACGACCTAGAGACTACCATCCGCTCTAGATCGGGGCGACACGCCGAACCGAAACTTCGTACACTGCTCGCTTCTATCCTCTGATTGGTATTGAACAATGTTGATCAAGAAGTCCCTGACCATCGTCGCCCTGCTCGCCTCCCTGCTGGGCGCGTCTGCAGCCTTTGC carries:
- the hydA gene encoding dihydropyrimidinase — encoded protein: MSLLIRGATVITHDESYRADVLCAGGLIRAIGTDLDIPAGTETLDGSGQYLMPGGIDPHTHMQLPFMGTVASEDFFSGTAAGLAGGTTSIIDFVIPNPQQSLMEAFHQWRGWAEKSASDYGFHVAITWWSEQVREEMAELVSHHGINSFKHFMAYKNAIMAADDTLVASFERCLELGAVPTVHAENGELVYHLQRKLMAQGITGPEAHPLSRPSQVEGEAASRAIRIAETIGTPLYLVHVSTQEALDEITYARGKGQAVYGEVLAGHLLLDDSVYQHPDWQTAAGYVMSPPFRPRGHQEALWHGLQSGNLHTTATDHCCFCAEQKAAGRDDFSKIPNGTAGIEDRMALLWHEGVNTGRLSMQAFVALTSTNTAKIFNLYPRKGAIRVGADADLVLWDPEGTRTISAKTHHQQVDFNIFEGKTVRGVPSHTISQGKLVWADGDLRAERGAGRYVQRPAYPPVFEQLRKRAEHSRPTAVKR
- a CDS encoding NCS1 family nucleobase:cation symporter-1, producing the protein MQQNRSQVIERNGLYELDAGPDVLDSPRYNHDMAPTKVHERTWNKWHITALWVGMSICVPTYTLGGVLTAYFGLSVGEALMAILLANIVVLIPLTLNAFPGTKYGIPFPVLLRSSFGILGSNVPCLIRALVACGWFGIQTMFGGLAIHLFLGSIFEGWKSLGGTGEVIGFMIFWCLNLWVVLRGAESIKRLETLSAPLLVAVGIGLLVWAMPNVSISELMAIPPKRPEGASLTGYFMAGLTAMVGFWATLSLNIPDFSRYAKSQKDQILGQIFGLPLTMFLFAALGVIMTAASVKLVGVSVSDPVTLIGHIQSPVWVAIAMALIIIATLSTNTAANIVSPTNDFQNIAPKLINRTTAVILTGLVGLALMAHELLKKLGLIVSDVSLETVYSNWLLGYSSLLGPIAGIMVVDYFITRRQQLDLAGLYRDDVYPAWNWSGFVAFGVPVVLTLLSLGSDAFSWFYSYGWFTGSALGGLLYYALNARRAITPVAAKSSL
- a CDS encoding TetR/AcrR family transcriptional regulator, translating into MGNHKIGIRRINVEKILLAAEKVFAEKGYGSTAMADIAKEAQLPRSNLHYYFTTKSELYSAVLFDLLDLWKQDALSFETFDDPRVVLSSYIRAKMQRSRTRPYGSKVWANEIIHGAPTLGEALDESLYDWAKMKEAKIRHWVEDKRILPVEPSSLLYMIWASTQHYADFDHQVNILNDHQPLSDMQFERAIQTVTGVILRGIGLEP
- a CDS encoding NAD(P)-dependent oxidoreductase, producing the protein MIQTLTHLPHPHDDGPTLASHFTDLAPPLNARQAQLEASRCLYCYDAPCVNACPSEIDIPSFIRNIHTDNVQGAAQKILSANILGGSCARVCPTEILCQQACVRNNAEECAPVLIGLLQRYAIDNAHFSQHPFQRAATTGKRIAVVGAGPAGLACAHRAALHGHDVVVFEAREKAGGLNEYGIAKYKLVDDFAQKELDFLLQIGGIEIRHGQRLGDNLTLSELHAQFDAVFLGLGLAASKRLGLPDEDAPGLLAATDYIRELRQADDLTQLPLADRCIVLGAGNTAIDMAVQMARLGARDVNLVYRRGLDDMGATHHEQDIAKANQVRLLTWAQPEQVLLDDQGHVRGMRFARTRMENGRLHPTGETFELAADAIFKAIGQGFASDALHDPLAQQLHRVGERIFVDEQLRTSIPGVYAGGDCVSLGQDLTVQAVQHGKLAAEAMHAQLMLNVEAA
- the preA gene encoding NAD-dependent dihydropyrimidine dehydrogenase subunit PreA; the protein is MADLSIVFAGIKAPNPFWLASAPPTDKAYNVVRAFEAGWGGVVWKTLGEDPAAVNVSSRYSAHYGANREVLGINNIELITDRSLEINLREITQVKKDWPDRALIVSLMVPCVEESWKNILPQVEATGCDGIELNFGCPHGMPERGMGAAVGQVPEYVEQVTRWCKTYCSLPVIVKLTPNITDIRVAARAAYRGGADAVSLINTINSITSVDLERMVALPMVGSQSTHGGYCGSAVKPIALNMVAEIARDPQTQGLPICGIGGIGNWRDAAEFVALGCGAVQVCTAAMLHGFRIVEEMKDGLSRWMDTQGYQSLQEFSGRAVGNTTDWKYLDINYQVIAKIDQAACIGCGRCHIACEDTSHQAIASLKQADGTHKYEVIDDECVGCNLCQITCPVADCIEMVPIDTGKPFLNWTQDPRNPYREAV